TCActaatgcttttttttttagaaaataaccAAATACACATGATTTAGAAACttcaaaccaaaatgaaaatgtacataatatatgaaatatagtatgagattttttttttttttaacccaACAAAAGATATGGAATTCATATACCACTATTAAACTTTGAATGGTTACCTAGTGTATTGCGGATCGGATTAAAGTTAGATCAATCCACACTTAATTCATGATTCGCAATTGCGGACCAATATGTAAGATTGGggatttaaaaatttcatactAGTAGGCACTTGTATATAATAActatttggtttgttttttgcaTTCACTCTCCAAAATCATTGTACCCCATCATAAACTTGACACCAATGTACCATTCTATGTTGTAGTGCAGACTATTGTCTATTGTTTGTTCTATACTATAGTCAAACATTTTACttaccaaaataatatacGCAACTACGCATGGTCTAATTTGCATCATATGAACCAACCTTTCAAAgcctatattatatatactgtattttgaaaaataattaccCAAATGATAATTGAacaagccaaaaaaaaagtaattcaggcaaaaaaaattagaattttggTTGTTGAATTCATGGGTCCCTTGTTTAAATTGGACAAGGACAACAATACATGATTAAATTTAGGCACGTgttcaaaaactaaattatatacGGATCGGTGTTTGTGGGTAGTGGCTAGCCTTTAATTGGGTTTGTACCACGATACACATGTAGCAATTGCCGTATGTCGTGATAATACGGTACAACTATTTCTTACCAATCAAACAAGAGAAAACTTCAAATATCTTCCTTTTGTGTAGCctcaaattaaagaaatctTATCACCAAcaaattctcttctttatataCATACGGCAGgctttttttggtaaagagtTTTGGATTTTCACAACtggaaaaaataatcttttaatCTGTACACAAAGTATTGTGGCTTTTGTTCCAACTAATTCTCTTTAGCTTTTCGCCAATTTAAAgtggtgttattcaattatagAGTTAAAGTCAATTCTTTAAactttagatttgttttctgatattgcttttaaaaatatgtttgtatgaattttaaaatctctgCAATATGTCCAAGAATTTTACAAAGAGatttcatttcaaatgaattaatatacaaaaattttaccagtattttagttttgaataacactggattttaatgaaatatttaaaatcttaattgaataacactaaactttaaaatctattaagcataatttacaaaaatgagTTCTAATaacactaaattttaaaactggaTTTAAAATCATTAGTTAAATAACAGTGGATTAGTGTTGGATTTCAATTCTATTAAAATCCATTAACTAATAACACCCCCTAAAGCTACAAATCAATACCAAATATCCTTAATAAAACACTAGTCGTCTCTCTATACTCTCTCGAACAAAGTCTCAACCGGTTTGGGTTGgcttttctttataataattaaccactttattttttttgtgggcACAAGAGAATTAACCATTTAACATTGATTATACTGTTTTTAAACTgacattttataaattaagatttgGAATTAGTTCACTATTCTGGAGTGGTGAAAAAACCTCAACCGGTTTCAAATGTAATTAACCGTTGTTCACATTTCTCATAGcttaaattatgaataaatttCTAAATCTATGAAATTTCTATATGTAAACAGAGTTGTTCAAGTCCTAAAGGTGGTTACTTGGTAATGGTGCAGTGAAACAACCAGCTTTTCTTGTACTTGGATTCCTTTACTTCAACAAGTTCAAACTCCAATCATTTACTCAACGTACTGTTCAATGTCAACCATCAGTGTCACGGTAACAAAGGATAAAGTTCAACAGTGAATTTATTTACCAAAACCAAGTCTTCAAATGTCCAGGGATATTATACGCAAAGTCGCAAACTCAATgaactaaaaacaatattgaaaaagaatcaaacaatCGTGAAAATTGTGGATTGATACAAAAAATGTGGGAAAGATTTAGTAGTTGAGAGCGGAGAGAAAAACCGCAACAACTGTGGATCTATCCCAACGGTTGTCTGGCCGCTTACTGAATTAACAGCTATTCCTTTACGCATCCTCGAAAATGGCCATGCCATCAGAACGAGGCATGTCCTTCGATACAAGGTgcaataaacaacaacaactcaataACACAAACAAACTCAAGTATTCAAAAATGAGATTCTTAATGAGAACAAGTATGTAGGATAGATTTAGTAGCTGAAAGCAGAGGAATCAATCCGCTTCACCTGTGGATCTATCCCGACGGTTGTCTGGCCGCTTGCTGATTTAACAGCTCTCTCTTTCTGCACTTTTGCATTAAAGACTATGTCACTGTAATTTGACATAGCCTTCGATACATAGTGCAATTTTCTCATCAATCTCTTAACCCCAATCACACAAAGCTCAACACCATAAAtttgaacaaataaaacaaaaagcatcAAACTTTGCTACCGATTCAGGATATACTGTAAATTAGAGCAACACCCATCTAAGAAAGAAACTATGACGCAGGATTTGACATTTAACGGCGGCTGATACAAGAGtggagaattagggttttaagagaagagaagagaagagggtTCCATTAAATACAGAAATGTATTCATCAATCTATTGGGCTGACCCAATAAAGCCCATAGTGTTTTAATTTATCCGGGTCGAGTTGCGATAAACCGGGTCCTTAAACGGCGGCTACTACGTGATTAgtaaaattagggtttaacgATTAAGGACGTCGCTTCAACTATATAATCAATTGGGCCGTCCACTAGAAGCCCATGCTCTTTCGTAAGTCGGTTCGGGTTATACCGGGTCAATTTAGACAAATCGGGTTGCGTTTTTCACTCTGTTTTTCGCGGGAATGGGAAATCTGTGAAACAtgttacttttttcttcatcgtctttgCAATTACGCGAGATTTTCTTCCCGCGGATTTTCTCTGTGTTCGTGAAGCTGAACTTTCTGAACTCTCGTGGGTTTTCGTCTGATTCTGCTAAAGCCCTCGCCGCCGGTATCTCTAAAGCAatcaaagaaggaaacttTAACTTGTTAGATTCTTCTGTCTACGGTTCAAATTTGCAACGAAACGAGACGAATTTGGTCCTTCTTTCGCTTGAATCAGAACCCAATTCTGCGCTTAAGTACTTTCGATGGGCAGAGATCTCTGGAAAGGATCCTTCTTTCTATACCATTGCTCATGTTTTGATCCGAAATGGGATGTTCGATGTTGCAGataaggtgttcgatgaaatgatCACCAATCGTGGGAAGGATTTCAACGTTCTGGGTTCGATTAGGGATAGGTCATTGGATGCTGATGTTTGCAAGTTTTTGATGGAATGTTGTTGTAGATATGGTATGGTTGATAAGGCTCTGGAGATATTTGTGTATAGTACTCAATTGGGTGTAGTTATACCGCAGGATTCTGTATATAGGATGCTAAATTCTTTGATTGGTTCTGATCGTGTTGACTTAATAGCTGATCATTTTGATAAACTATGTAGAGGAGGAATTGAGCCTTCAGGTGTGAGTGCTCATGGATTTGTGTTGGATGCTCTTTTCTGCAAAGGAGAGGTTACAAAGGCTTTAGATTTTCATCGACTAGTGATGGAGAGAGGTTTTCGTGTTGGTATAGTTTCTTGCAATAAGGTTTTGAAGGGTCTTTCAGTTGATCAGATTGAGGTAGCTTCTCGGTTGTTaagtttggttttggattgtGGTCCGGCACCTAATGTGGTGACTTTTTGCACGTTGATTAATGGGTTTTGCAAAAGAGGTGAAATGGATAGAGCATTCGATCTTTTTAAAGTTATGGAACAGAGAGGGATAGAGCCAGACTTGATCGCTTACAGTACTCTGATTGATGGATACTTCAAAGCAGGGATGTTAGGAATGGGTCATAAGCTTTTCTCGCAGGCCTTACATAAAGGTGTGAAGTTGGACGTGGTTGTGTTCAGTTCAACGATTGATGTATATGTAAAATCTGGGGATTTAGCAACAGCTTCTGTTGTGTACAAGAGAATGTTGTGTCAAGGGATTTCCCCTAATGTGGTTACTTACACCATTCTCATAAAAGGCTTGTGCCAGGATGGTAGGATTTACGAAGCTTTTGGTATGTATGGTCAGATCTTGAAACGTGGTATGGAGCCATCTATTGTAACTTATAGCAGTCTCATTGATGGTTTTTGCAAGTGTGGGAACTTGAGATCCGGGTTTGCTTTATATGAGGATATGATAAAGATGGGTTATCCACCTGATGTTGTCATTTATGGTGTGCTTGTTGATGGCCTTTCTAAGCAAGGGCTCATGCTCCATGCTATGAGATTCTCTGTTAAGATGCTAGGCCAGTCGATCCGGCTCAATGTTGTAGTTTTTAATTCCTTAATAGATGGCTGGTGTAGGTTAAATCGTTTTGACGAGGCTTTGAAGGTGTTTAGATTAATGGGGATATATGGTATAAAACCTGATGTAGCCACATTCACCACGGTTATGAGGGTGAGTATCATGGAAGGTAGATTAGAAGAAGcattatttctgtttttccGGATGTTCAAAATGGGTTTGGAACCTGATGCCTTAGCATACTGTACCCTAATAGATGCATTCTGCAAGCATATGAAGCCAACCATTGGGCTTCAGCTGTTTGATCTTATGCAGAGGAATAAAATCTCTGCAGATATTGCGGTATGTAATGTCGTCATTCATTTGCTTTTCAAATGTCACCGCATAGAGGATGCTTCTAAGTTCTTCAATAATCTTATTGAAGGAAAGATGGAGCCTGATATTGTGACATATAACACAATGATATGTGGCTACTGCTCTTTGAGAAGGTTAGATGAAGCAGAGAGGATTTTCGAGCTGCTAAAAGTTACACCTTTTGGTCCCAATACCGTTACTTTGACTATACTTATCCATGTACTCTGCAAAAATAATGATATGGATGGTGCTATAAGGATGTTCTCCATAATGGCGGAAAAGGGCTCTAAACCGAATGCTGTCACATACGGTTGTCTAATGGATTGGTTTTCAAAATCCGTCGATATCGAAGGTTCTTTCAAGCTTTTTGAGGAAATGCAAGAGAAAGGTATTTCTCCAAGCATAGTAAGTTATAGCATCATAATTGACGGTCTTTGCAAACGAGGAAGAGTGGATGAAGCAACAAATATCTTCCATCAGGCCATAGATGCAAAGTTATTGCCTGATGTTGTTGCCTACGCAATTCTTATCCGTGGTTATTGCAAGGTTGGAAGACTCGTTGAAGCTGCATTGTTGTATGAACATATGTTAAGAAACGGAGTCAAACCAGATGATTTGCTTCAACGAGCCCTTTCAGAATATAATCCCCCAAAGTGGTTGATGAGCAAAGGGGTCTGGGTACACGATAAACCGATGCCTGATTAAGGAATTTAGAGCAAATGGTTGATGAATATGATCATATGGATTGGTGTTTTTTCAGGAGTTTCCTATCATCAATCATCAAGGTGCATGCCTCTTGTCTCTCAGCTCAAACAAAACAGTCACATTGAGTTTTTCGAGATACATCAGTGAGTCACTTGTGAGTTCTTTAAATACATCTTGTTTTACAGAGGAATCAACGTACGATGTTGTTGTCCATGTGAAGTTCTAAGGAGAAgcaattaataaataatgttgATTAGAGCTTTTAGTCAGACATAAAAGAGTTTGGCCAGTAACTACTAATCTATGAACAAAAGTCAAATGGTGAAAATCCTAACACACCCATAtggaaagtttgaaactttaacCACATTGTCATGTTACTACAATTGATTGATAACGACCGTACCAGAACTCCTCGCCCGGTTTATTTAACGAAACCAATGGCAATTGACCATCTATGTGCCAGATCTGTTGGCCCGGTTTTACTCAACCGATTGAGACCGGGTTTTCATTGCTCCGCCTCTTGATGCAAATAGCAAATAAGTAGTTGAAATTATGTAGTTTCAATCCTCAATTGTGAACCGGGCCGGAGTTAAGTCATGTCGGTTTGGGCCTCGTATACAGTGTTAGGCTGTTAGCGTTAGGtaactaaagaaaacatttgtaTTTCTTACATTATTTGCAAATGacaaaaatgaattattttgtttgtattttgcGATTGAATTAAGAATTATTGTATAATTATCTATTTATGAGATACATTTAATACACACAATTATACCATGTTATTATATTGACAATTTTTAATCTGGctagtattattttaaaatttaaatacgaatatttatatcaaacacatttttgtaagtcattattaatatttataaaaacaagTAATCACCATTAATATCAGTCATCCATGTGTGTATGTCATTGTAGATGCTTGAGTGTATAATAAATGTCCGCATCAAACTTTTTAGCTAATCTTTTTAGCTACAGGACCCATATTTTGTCTACAAcgttattattttgatatctaCGTTTGGACTAAATTTCTAATGATTCAACAAAGTCACATACGGATACGGTCCACTAAATCTTAGTACTTCTGATTATTTTTCAAAGGGTTATTATTACTGCAAATACTCATTATTATAAGTAGAGGTGTCAAAATGGTtaactcaactcaactcaactcataattTAATGAGTTTAaggttaaatgagttatgggttgactcaactcattttgttaaaatttcgggtttacgtttttggcggaaaaatcacggatttacgtttttggagggaaaatcacgggtttacgtttttggcgggaaaatcacaggttttcgttttttggcgggaaaattacgagtttacaTTTtcggcgggaaaattacggatttacgtttttgacgggaaaatcacgggtttatgtttttggcgggaaaatcacgggtttacgtttttggcgggaaaatcacgggtttatgttttttggtggaaaacttacgagtttactttttctcaattttatcgcttgtatatttaagaattttagaaaaatattaattttattaaattgatttagatgtgttggttaaacttaaattgacattggtttagagattttagttggtttaattcaaatttacaaaacttgatgggttaattgggtaaaccattgaacccattaaccattacaacccaactcattttactcatcaaactaattgactcatcaacttatttgacccatcaactcatttgagtcaaaattttcaactcattagaattcatgggttgagttgaattgaccatgaattttgacccattttgacaccctTAATTATAAGCAATAAATGAATCAGTGAGGAGGTCAAGGGCCTTAttttgagagaaagagagatcacaaagttttgtttttaaaattccaaagcAAAAGGATAAAGGCAGATGCATTCTTCTGTCGGTGCTCTTTATTCCTCAGCCGacattaaataatttaatttaatttttattttttattaatggaGTAAGTATTTGCAAGCCtcgaaaaataaaaaattatagcACTGATTGACGCTGAATGAAGTAGACTAAAAATTGCATCTTTCATGAAAACACATTTCGGTGTTAGTACCAAAGAGAGTCTCAAACTTTTGCTTGGATTACTTGTTAAATGATAATTGGTTGCTCTGAATCGTATATCTACATATCCCATGCAcgtattttctttttcttttccactTTAAAGTTAGATCTCGACCTTTTTCCAGCACTAAAAGtgagaaataatttatttcataataatattccaggatttaaaaaaaaaaaatcgaaattaaACTGAGTATGATATCAGATAAACACTATAATCGTGTCATGATTTATCTTTGAAATCAATATTATGCATGTATGAgtttaaattttctatattcttATCAAGCTTACAAAATCTATCAACATCAATTGTATTTTACTCAATGTAATTTAGTGATTTATAATGTTTAGAGAtaagtaagaaacaaaaacaaaaatatatatttagagaTAAGTGAAAAAACAATGGacaagaaaaagtaaaaaagaaaaataacatttgGTCCCACCCCACACTCCTATGTGATGGAGGTTCCAAACATaaatgatgaagaaatggGTTACTTCAAAGAAGTCTCACAAAGAGTAGTAATCAttagttatgatttttattgcTATACTAGAATCTCAAGTCAAAAGTAGGCGAGATAAGAAAAGTAGACATCGTTGATATTTCGTTAGAAATTTATCAATGAAACCGCTCCATCAAAAATAATAGTGGCATAcctataaatgatttttttcgtTCCAAATAGAATGGCTATCTACGTATACGAATCCAGAAGAAGTTTAtacttttgctttctttaacGCTATGAGCTTAAACATTTGCTAGTCGGTCACAACACATAGTTTTTTCATGTACACTATCGTCTCAAATCGAGAAAAAATTCCGAAGTAGTCTTcaaccatttttgtttccttgaaCGCATTTGCAATAGCTTTATCTCCAACTGAAAAAACTTTCACAAAGAGCAAATGTCGTATATGCACATGTCACCGAGCTTCACAATTTTGGCTCTTTAGCATTCAAAATAT
This sequence is a window from Arabidopsis thaliana chromosome 1 sequence. Protein-coding genes within it:
- a CDS encoding Tetratricopeptide repeat (TPR)-like superfamily protein (Tetratricopeptide repeat (TPR)-like superfamily protein; LOCATED IN: endomembrane system; EXPRESSED IN: 21 plant structures; EXPRESSED DURING: 11 growth stages; CONTAINS InterPro DOMAIN/s: Pentatricopeptide repeat (InterPro:IPR002885); BEST Arabidopsis thaliana protein match is: Pentatricopeptide repeat (PPR) superfamily protein (TAIR:AT3G22470.1); Has 68904 Blast hits to 14697 proteins in 297 species: Archae - 6; Bacteria - 66; Metazoa - 698; Fungi - 1025; Plants - 65043; Viruses - 0; Other Eukaryotes - 2066 (source: NCBI BLink).); translation: MLLFSSSSLQLREIFFPRIFSVFVKLNFLNSRGFSSDSAKALAAGISKAIKEGNFNLLDSSVYGSNLQRNETNLVLLSLESEPNSALKYFRWAEISGKDPSFYTIAHVLIRNGMFDVADKVFDEMITNRGKDFNVLGSIRDRSLDADVCKFLMECCCRYGMVDKALEIFVYSTQLGVVIPQDSVYRMLNSLIGSDRVDLIADHFDKLCRGGIEPSGVSAHGFVLDALFCKGEVTKALDFHRLVMERGFRVGIVSCNKVLKGLSVDQIEVASRLLSLVLDCGPAPNVVTFCTLINGFCKRGEMDRAFDLFKVMEQRGIEPDLIAYSTLIDGYFKAGMLGMGHKLFSQALHKGVKLDVVVFSSTIDVYVKSGDLATASVVYKRMLCQGISPNVVTYTILIKGLCQDGRIYEAFGMYGQILKRGMEPSIVTYSSLIDGFCKCGNLRSGFALYEDMIKMGYPPDVVIYGVLVDGLSKQGLMLHAMRFSVKMLGQSIRLNVVVFNSLIDGWCRLNRFDEALKVFRLMGIYGIKPDVATFTTVMRVSIMEGRLEEALFLFFRMFKMGLEPDALAYCTLIDAFCKHMKPTIGLQLFDLMQRNKISADIAVCNVVIHLLFKCHRIEDASKFFNNLIEGKMEPDIVTYNTMICGYCSLRRLDEAERIFELLKVTPFGPNTVTLTILIHVLCKNNDMDGAIRMFSIMAEKGSKPNAVTYGCLMDWFSKSVDIEGSFKLFEEMQEKGISPSIVSYSIIIDGLCKRGRVDEATNIFHQAIDAKLLPDVVAYAILIRGYCKVGRLVEAALLYEHMLRNGVKPDDLLQRALSEYNPPKWLMSKGVWVHDKPMPD
- a CDS encoding uncharacterized protein (unknown protein; FUNCTIONS IN: molecular_function unknown; INVOLVED IN: biological_process unknown; LOCATED IN: endomembrane system; Has 35333 Blast hits to 34131 proteins in 2444 species: Archae - 798; Bacteria - 22429; Metazoa - 974; Fungi - 991; Plants - 531; Viruses - 0; Other Eukaryotes - 9610 (source: NCBI BLink).) is translated as MLFVLFVQIYGVELCVIGVKRLMRKLHYVSKAMSNYSDIVFNAKVQKERAVKSASGQTTVGIDPQVKRIDSSAFSY
- a CDS encoding Tetratricopeptide repeat (TPR)-like superfamily protein (Tetratricopeptide repeat (TPR)-like superfamily protein; LOCATED IN: endomembrane system; EXPRESSED IN: 21 plant structures; EXPRESSED DURING: 11 growth stages; CONTAINS InterPro DOMAIN/s: Pentatricopeptide repeat (InterPro:IPR002885); BEST Arabidopsis thaliana protein match is: Tetratricopeptide repeat (TPR)-like superfamily protein (TAIR:AT5G39710.1).); translated protein: MLLFSSSSLQLREIFFPRIFSVFVKLNFLNSRGFSSDSAKALAAGISKAIKEGNFNLLDSSVYGSNLQRNETNLVLLSLESEPNSALKYFRWAEISGKDPSFYTIAHVLIRNGMFDVADKVFDEMITNRGKDFNVLGSIRDRSLDADVCKFLMECCCRYGMVDKALEIFVYSTQLGVVIPQDSVYRMLNSLIGSDRVDLIADHFDKLCRGGIEPSGVSAHGFVLDALFCKGEVTKALDFHRLVMERGFRVGIVSCNKVLKGLSVDQIEVASRLLSLVLDCGPAPNVVTFCTLINGFCKRGEMDRAFDLFKVMEQRGIEPDLIAYSTLIDGYFKAGMLGMGHKLFSQALHKGVKLDVVVFSSTIDVYVKSGDLATASVVYKRMLCQGISPNVVTYTILIKGLCQDGRIYEAFGMYGQILKRGMEPSIVTYSSLIDGFCKCGNLRSGFALYEDMIKMGYPPDVVIYGVLVDGLSKQGLMLHAMRFSVKMLGQSIRLNVVVFNSLIDGWCRLNRFDEALKVFRLMGIYGIKPDVATFTTVMRVSIMEDAFCKHMKPTIGLQLFDLMQRNKISADIAVCNVVIHLLFKCHRIEDASKFFNNLIEGKMEPDIVTYNTMICGYCSLRRLDEAERIFELLKVTPFGPNTVTLTILIHVLCKNNDMDGAIRMFSIMAEKGSKPNAVTYGCLMDWFSKSVDIEGSFKLFEEMQEKGISPSIVSYSIIIDGLCKRGRVDEATNIFHQAIDAKLLPDVVAYAILIRGYCKVGRLVEAALLYEHMLRNGVKPDDLLQRALSEYNPPKWLMSKGVWVHDKPMPD